A portion of the Calothrix sp. 336/3 genome contains these proteins:
- a CDS encoding diflavin flavoprotein, with amino-acid sequence MTIIKPRDVQIFPVATDTWVFRSRSWARLRFEIEYGLAKGTTANSYLIQGDKIALIDPPGETFTQIYLEKLQQRIDVKTVDYVILGHSNPNRAGTLKALLEIAPQITFVCSNPGAINLRGAMENPDLPILVKRGEETLDLGKGHHLEFIPTPNPRYPDHLCTYDPETEILYTDKIFGAHICGDQVFDEGWQSFLEDRRYYFECLMAPHARQVETALEKLSEHKVRMYAPNHGPLVRYGILEMTTAYREWSQQQTSQETTVALIYASAYGNTATVAQAIAHGITKAGVSVESINCEIADPAEIQAAVEKASGFVIGSPTLGGHAPTPIQTALGILLSSASKNKLAGVFGSYGWSGEAIDLLEGKLKDAGYRFGFDTIRVKFKPDDTVLQLCEEAGTDFAQALKRTKKVRTASQPASSVEQAVGRIIGSLSVVTAKQGGVSSAMLASWVSQASFNPPGLTIAVAKERAMEPLMHSGNKFVLNILAEGKQLRKHFLKPFAPGEDRFAGVETQESSNGCPILTDALAYLECSVNHRMEVGDHWLVYATVDSGNVLNPEAVTAVHYRKSGNHY; translated from the coding sequence ATGACAATAATTAAACCCCGTGACGTTCAAATCTTCCCTGTTGCTACAGATACCTGGGTTTTCCGTTCCCGTAGTTGGGCAAGATTACGCTTTGAAATTGAATATGGTTTGGCAAAGGGAACAACAGCAAATTCCTATTTAATTCAAGGTGATAAAATAGCCCTGATTGACCCCCCAGGGGAAACTTTTACACAAATTTACTTAGAAAAATTGCAACAAAGAATCGATGTTAAAACCGTCGATTATGTAATTCTGGGTCATAGTAATCCCAACCGTGCTGGCACCCTCAAAGCCCTGTTAGAAATTGCCCCCCAAATCACCTTTGTTTGTTCCAACCCTGGGGCAATAAATCTGCGGGGAGCCATGGAAAACCCAGATTTGCCTATTTTGGTCAAACGGGGGGAAGAAACCCTGGATTTAGGCAAAGGACATCATTTAGAATTCATTCCCACCCCCAATCCTCGCTATCCTGACCATCTCTGTACCTACGACCCAGAGACAGAAATTTTATACACTGATAAGATATTTGGGGCACATATTTGCGGCGATCAGGTGTTTGATGAGGGTTGGCAGAGTTTCCTAGAAGACCGTCGCTATTATTTTGAATGTTTGATGGCTCCCCATGCCAGACAGGTGGAGACTGCTTTAGAAAAGCTTTCTGAGCATAAGGTGAGGATGTATGCACCTAACCACGGTCCCCTAGTACGCTATGGCATCCTAGAGATGACCACAGCCTATCGGGAATGGAGTCAACAGCAGACTTCTCAAGAGACAACAGTGGCATTAATTTATGCTTCTGCCTACGGAAATACCGCAACAGTTGCCCAGGCGATCGCCCATGGAATTACCAAAGCTGGGGTGAGTGTCGAATCAATTAACTGCGAAATTGCAGACCCGGCGGAAATTCAAGCCGCAGTCGAAAAAGCTAGTGGTTTTGTCATTGGCTCTCCCACCCTTGGTGGACACGCCCCCACACCCATCCAAACAGCCCTAGGTATTCTCCTGTCTAGTGCCTCTAAAAACAAGCTAGCTGGGGTGTTTGGTTCCTACGGCTGGAGCGGAGAAGCTATTGATTTACTGGAAGGCAAACTCAAGGATGCAGGTTATCGATTTGGCTTTGACACTATCCGTGTGAAATTTAAGCCCGATGATACAGTTTTGCAACTCTGTGAAGAAGCAGGTACAGATTTTGCCCAGGCTTTGAAACGCACGAAAAAAGTTCGTACCGCCAGTCAACCCGCATCCAGCGTCGAGCAAGCAGTGGGACGAATTATCGGTTCTCTCTCCGTCGTCACCGCCAAACAAGGTGGAGTTTCCAGTGCGATGTTGGCTTCCTGGGTTTCCCAAGCTAGCTTTAACCCTCCGGGTTTAACTATTGCCGTTGCCAAGGAAAGAGCGATGGAACCCTTGATGCACTCCGGTAATAAATTTGTCTTAAATATCTTGGCTGAGGGGAAACAACTACGGAAACATTTTCTCAAGCCCTTTGCTCCAGGGGAAGATAGATTCGCTGGTGTGGAAACGCAAGAATCAAGTAACGGTTGCCCCATTCTCACTGATGCTCTAGCATACTTAGAATGCTCAGTAAATCATCGGATGGAAGTTGGCGATCATTGGTTAGTGTATGCCACCGTGGACAGTGGTAATGTTTTGAATCCAGAAGCTGTAACTGCCGTCCATTACCGCAAATCAGGGAACCATTATTAG
- a CDS encoding diflavin flavoprotein translates to MVALTAGTTKRLTIETVEIAENTTAVRSLDWDRDRFDIEFGLQNGTTYNSFIIKGDKQALVDTSHEKFRQLYLDTLKGLINPTDIDYLIISHTEPDHSGLVKDMLQLAPDVTVVGSKVAIQFLENLVHQPFKRQIVKNGDKLDLGQGHELEFVIAPNLHWPDTIFTFDHKTQILYTCDAFGLHYCSDATFDEDINAIAADFEYYYECLMAPNARSVLSALKRMGELGKIAMIATGHGPLLSHHVEELTGRYRHWSQSQTKAETSVGIFYTSAYGYGDRLAQAVANGINKTGVAVELVDLRAATDLAELRELVARCAGIVVGMPPAQVDATIQAAVSTILGAIHEKQAVGLFESGGGDDEPIYPLQNKFRDLGLIPAFPPIQIKETPTDNTYKLCEEAGTDLGQFLTRDKSIKAMKSLSADLDKALGRLSGGLYIITAKKGDIQSAMLASWVSQVSFKPLGVSIAVAKDRAIESLMQVGDKFVLNVLEEGNYQNLMKHFLKRFAPGANRFEGVRTQPAQDGTPILTDALAYMECEVSSRMDCGDHWVVYSTVESGKVSKTESLTAVHHRKVGNHY, encoded by the coding sequence ATGGTAGCGCTCACCGCAGGAACGACAAAAAGGCTAACCATAGAGACTGTGGAGATTGCCGAGAATACAACCGCAGTGCGATCGCTCGATTGGGATCGCGATCGCTTTGATATTGAATTTGGTTTACAGAATGGGACAACCTACAACTCCTTTATCATCAAAGGTGACAAGCAAGCGTTGGTTGATACCTCCCACGAAAAGTTTCGTCAGCTATATTTAGATACCCTTAAAGGTTTAATTAATCCTACGGATATAGACTACTTAATTATTAGTCATACCGAACCTGACCATAGTGGCTTAGTTAAGGATATGCTGCAACTAGCCCCAGATGTTACCGTGGTGGGTTCTAAGGTAGCAATTCAATTCCTGGAAAATTTAGTTCATCAACCTTTCAAACGGCAAATTGTCAAAAACGGTGACAAGCTAGATTTAGGACAGGGACACGAATTAGAATTTGTGATTGCTCCTAATTTACATTGGCCCGACACCATCTTTACCTTTGACCACAAGACACAAATCCTCTACACTTGTGATGCTTTTGGGTTGCATTATTGCTCAGACGCTACTTTTGATGAAGATATTAATGCGATCGCCGCCGATTTTGAATATTACTATGAATGTTTAATGGCTCCCAATGCGCGGTCAGTTTTATCTGCCCTCAAACGTATGGGAGAATTAGGCAAAATTGCGATGATCGCTACTGGTCATGGTCCCTTACTTTCCCATCATGTGGAAGAATTGACGGGACGTTATCGTCATTGGAGTCAAAGCCAAACAAAGGCAGAAACTAGCGTAGGAATATTTTACACCTCTGCTTATGGTTATGGCGATCGCCTTGCCCAAGCAGTAGCGAACGGTATCAATAAAACGGGTGTTGCCGTAGAATTAGTAGACTTGCGAGCAGCAACAGATTTAGCCGAATTACGAGAACTAGTTGCACGCTGTGCAGGTATTGTGGTGGGAATGCCCCCAGCCCAAGTTGATGCTACCATCCAAGCGGCGGTGAGTACTATCCTGGGAGCCATCCACGAAAAACAAGCTGTGGGTTTATTTGAGTCTGGTGGTGGTGACGACGAACCCATTTACCCCCTGCAAAATAAATTCCGAGATTTAGGTTTAATTCCTGCTTTCCCTCCCATTCAAATCAAAGAAACACCCACTGACAACACCTATAAGTTATGTGAAGAAGCAGGAACGGACTTAGGACAGTTCCTCACCCGTGATAAAAGTATTAAAGCCATGAAATCCTTGAGTGCCGATTTAGATAAGGCGCTAGGAAGACTGAGTGGTGGTTTATACATTATCACAGCCAAAAAAGGTGATATTCAGAGTGCGATGTTGGCTTCCTGGGTATCCCAAGTCAGCTTCAAACCCCTAGGTGTTTCCATTGCTGTAGCTAAAGATCGGGCGATCGAATCCCTGATGCAAGTAGGTGACAAATTTGTCCTGAATGTTCTAGAGGAAGGGAATTATCAAAACCTGATGAAACATTTTCTCAAGCGTTTTGCTCCCGGTGCGAATCGTTTTGAAGGTGTCAGAACCCAACCGGCTCAAGATGGTACACCAATTCTGACAGATGCTTTAGCCTATATGGAATGTGAAGTATCTAGTCGGATGGATTGTGGTGACCACTGGGTAGTTTACAGCACAGTTGAATCTGGTAAAGTCAGCAAAACCGAATCTTTGACGGCGGTACACCATCGCAAAGTTGGTAATCACTATTAA
- a CDS encoding pantothenate kinase, which produces MNNGFYRIGLMIGNSRLHWGLFQAQAVIFSWDTEYLPESVIQQITSGRVSIPNFPAHLSDIFATSQFSLPIILASVVPQQTALWEKFPNVNLITLNQIPIQDVYPTLGIDRALAIYGANKVYNLPVLVIDTGTALTFTGVDNHMNFQGGAILPGLGLQLSTLTNHTGQLPQLEINSLPSLPLRYARDTHSAMYSGVIYTVLAGIKEFITSWWQDFPNSQVIITGGDRTRIYHYLQSLYPEIALHVKVEKDLIFWGMAFLEDNYISSTPKE; this is translated from the coding sequence ATGAACAATGGTTTCTATCGAATTGGCTTGATGATTGGAAATTCCCGTCTCCACTGGGGATTATTTCAAGCACAAGCTGTCATATTTTCTTGGGATACAGAATATTTACCTGAGTCTGTTATACAGCAAATTACTTCTGGCAGAGTCTCCATCCCCAATTTCCCTGCACATTTATCAGATATTTTCGCAACTTCTCAATTTTCACTTCCCATAATCCTTGCTTCGGTAGTACCTCAGCAAACTGCTCTCTGGGAAAAATTTCCAAATGTCAACTTGATTACCCTAAATCAAATTCCGATTCAGGATGTGTACCCCACCTTAGGCATAGATCGGGCACTAGCAATCTATGGAGCAAATAAAGTTTACAACTTGCCTGTATTAGTAATTGACACTGGTACAGCACTAACATTTACAGGTGTGGATAATCATATGAACTTTCAAGGAGGGGCAATATTACCAGGCTTAGGTTTACAATTATCTACCCTGACAAACCATACTGGACAATTACCACAACTAGAAATCAATAGTTTACCGTCTTTACCATTACGCTATGCCAGGGATACCCACTCTGCTATGTATAGTGGGGTAATCTATACAGTGCTAGCAGGAATTAAAGAGTTTATTACTTCATGGTGGCAAGATTTCCCCAATAGTCAGGTAATAATTACGGGTGGCGATCGCACCCGCATCTACCATTATCTCCAATCCCTGTATCCAGAAATAGCCCTGCATGTGAAAGTCGAAAAAGATTTAATTTTTTGGGGAATGGCATTTTTAGAAGATAATTACATCTCCTCAACCCCCAAAGAGTAA
- a CDS encoding alpha/beta fold hydrolase has product MQSLFRNSRRKLSQGMVFWREVGAGTPVIFLHGAWYDSSQWVGVMESLGRSCHCFAPDLLGCGESDIPEIHYSINLEAEFLAEFLDALKLERVYLVGDSIGAWIAASYALKYPQQVAGLVLISPEGVEIDNFDRYCKKMQSLAKRPEWILELLKFLRPLTKMFGWDGKVEQDLQQQRLLLQNPTSTELLYLRQLPEIKAELLQNQLSLLTIPTLVIQAGKDSPESLSRSNLYASLIPQAQMKTIAHGGNNLPGNCANVVATDIKDLLFGG; this is encoded by the coding sequence ATGCAAAGTTTATTCCGTAATTCCCGGAGAAAGCTTTCTCAAGGAATGGTATTTTGGCGTGAGGTGGGTGCAGGTACTCCTGTGATTTTTCTACATGGCGCTTGGTATGATAGTAGCCAGTGGGTGGGGGTGATGGAGTCCTTAGGACGAAGTTGTCATTGTTTTGCACCTGATTTGTTAGGTTGTGGAGAGTCAGATATTCCGGAAATTCATTATTCTATTAACTTAGAAGCTGAGTTTTTGGCAGAATTTTTGGATGCATTAAAGCTGGAGAGAGTTTATTTAGTTGGTGACTCTATTGGTGCTTGGATTGCTGCAAGTTATGCTTTAAAGTATCCCCAGCAGGTTGCAGGTTTGGTGTTGATATCACCAGAAGGTGTAGAAATCGATAATTTCGATAGATACTGTAAGAAAATGCAATCCTTGGCAAAGCGTCCGGAGTGGATTTTAGAATTATTAAAATTCCTACGTCCTTTAACTAAAATGTTTGGTTGGGATGGCAAAGTAGAGCAGGATTTACAACAACAAAGATTACTTTTACAAAATCCGACAAGTACGGAGTTACTTTATTTACGGCAACTGCCAGAAATTAAAGCGGAACTGTTACAAAATCAATTATCGTTACTAACAATACCGACTTTAGTCATCCAAGCTGGCAAGGATTCTCCCGAATCTTTAAGTCGTAGTAATCTGTATGCTAGTTTGATTCCTCAAGCTCAGATGAAAACTATTGCCCATGGTGGAAATAATTTACCGGGGAATTGTGCAAATGTAGTTGCAACAGATATTAAGGATTTACTCTTTGGGGGTTGA
- a CDS encoding NUDIX hydrolase produces the protein MGAVLQTTRGLWRFGQTVLGIIFRHPITGTSIIPILPDGRIVLIRRRDNGLWSLPGGMVDWGEDVPTAIGRELQEETGLELVKIKRLVGVYSAPDRDPRIHSICIVAEADVKGVMTVQDELEVVEIKAFTLDSLPQEEMSHDHNRQIKDYLQGLTTLA, from the coding sequence ATGGGCGCAGTCCTGCAAACCACAAGGGGTTTATGGCGTTTTGGACAAACAGTATTGGGAATTATCTTTCGTCACCCCATTACTGGTACAAGTATTATTCCTATATTACCGGATGGTCGTATTGTCTTGATTCGTCGCCGTGATAATGGTCTTTGGTCGTTACCGGGGGGAATGGTAGACTGGGGTGAAGATGTACCGACAGCCATTGGTCGAGAGTTACAGGAAGAAACAGGATTGGAGTTAGTTAAGATTAAGCGTTTAGTGGGGGTATATTCTGCACCAGACCGTGACCCAAGGATACATTCGATTTGTATTGTGGCAGAAGCTGACGTGAAAGGAGTGATGACAGTTCAGGATGAGTTAGAGGTTGTGGAAATTAAAGCTTTTACCCTTGACTCTCTACCACAGGAAGAAATGTCTCATGATCATAATCGTCAAATAAAAGATTACTTGCAAGGGTTAACAACACTGGCATAA